The sequence CAGCGCCTTGCCCTTCTCGGCCGTGGCCGCGGTTGCATCGCCGACCGCGCCCGCGGGATTGAGATCCTGCATCGCCCACGCAAACGGCGCGGGGCGTCCTGCCGATAGCCAGCGGAATTCCGTCGTCATTTTCTTTTCCGTGGATTCAAAATTCGCGATCCGCTCCTTCCGAACCGACTCGGGAAACGCCGCGAGCATGATCGATGTCTCAACCGCGCCGCCATGAATGCCGAAGCGCAGCTCTTCCGCGGAGAACAGTCCCTCCGGTGCGCCGAACCGGCTCCAGCTTGTGGTCACCGCCAGCATATCGTGCTTCGCGCGCAGATCCTGCGCGATCAGCGCCATCGCAGCGCTGTTGCCGCCGTGGCTTGTGATGATGACGAGCTTTTTCACGCCGATGCGCGCGATGCCATCGCAGAGCGCCATCCATTTTTTCAGCGCGACATCCGTCGCAAGCGTCTGCGTGCCGGGATAAGCGAGGTGCTCGGTTGAAATGCCCACCGGCTCGATCGGCAGGAATGTCACCGGCAGATTTTTCGGGACGATTTCGCGGACGCGCGCAAGATAGGCCTGCCCGATCATCGTGTCGGTCTCGAACGGCAGATGCGGGCCGTGCTGTTCCGTCGCCGCAAGCGGCAGCACCGCGATCCAGTCGCGCGCGGCCACTGGGTCCACTTCGGATAGGCGAATCTCCGACCAGTCTTGCGGGGGTATCGTGGTCATCGCGTGGGGGTTTCTTTGCACAGACGTTGATTTGACAATTTGCAGGATAGCCTTTGCAGAGTACCTTGGACGAGCAGCCTTGCGCCGCAAGAGCATCTGTCAAATAGCGGGTCCAGACGCCCTTGTCGCCCATCATGGGCAAAACGATCCATGGAGTCCAATGATGCCCCCCAGCCGTTTGCTGCGAGCGTTCACCGCCGGGATAGCGCTCTGGGCTTCGGCCGATATGCCGGTTCGCGCGCAGACAGCGGCCGATCTGGACAAGGTCTCGTTTGGCACCAACTGGGTGGCGCAGGCCGAGCATGGCGGGTTTTATCAGGCCGTCGCGGACGGTACCTACAAAAGCTACGGTCTTGACGTCACGATCGTTCCGGGCGGCCCCAACGTCAACAACCGCATCCAGTTGATTGCCGGCAAGCTCGATTTCTTCATGAGCGCCAACACCCTGCAATCGTTCGACGCGGTCGCGAACAACGTGCCGGTCGTGGCGGTCGCAGCGATCTTTCAGAAAGATCCGCAGGTCTTTCTCGCGCATCCTGAATCCAAGGTGACCAAGCTCGAAGATCTCAAGCCGCTGACGCTGTTCGTTTCCAAGGAAGGCATGCCGACCTACTTCCAGTGGCTGAAGTCGGAGTATGGTTTCAGCGAAGAGAACGTGAAGCCCTACACGTTCAATGCCCAGCCCTTCATCGCCGACAAGTCCAGCGCGATGCAGGGGTATGTTACGTCCGAGCCTTATGCGGTCGAGAAGCGCGCGAAATTCAAGCCCACGGTTATTCTGCTGGCTGACTACGGTTTCAACAGTTATTCGACTCTGATCGAAACGCGGACCGCGTTCGCGGAGAAGAAAGCCGATCTGGTGCAGCGCTTCGTCGATGCCTCCGTGACCGGCTGGTACAACTATCTCTACGGCGACAATCGCGCCGCGAATGCGCTGATCAGGAAATCCAATCCCGACATGACCGACGATCTGCTGGCCTACTCCGTGGACAGGATGAAGCAATATGGCATCGTCGATTCCGGGGATGCGCTGGACAACGGCATCGGCGCCATGAACGACGAGCGCATGGCAGCTTTCTTCGCCAAGATGGTTCGTGCCGGAGTGGCCCGGCGCGACATTGATTATCGCAAATCCTACACCCTGCGCTTCGTCAACAAGGCTGTGGGTGTCAACCTGCGAGCGCGGAACTGACAGCCCCGATGTCCATTCTCGAGGCTGATGATACAGGCGGGGGGCTGCCGGGCGGAATCGCGGTCTCGCTGCGCGATGTTACCAAGGTCTACGGCAATGGCATCGCGGCGCTCGGGCCGCTTGATTTGAATATTCGTCCCGGTGAATTCGTCTCGTTGCTCGGTCCGTCCGGCTGCGGCAAGTCGACCGCGCTACGCATCATTGCCGGTCTGAATGAACAAACTACGGGCAGCGTTCACGTGGCAGCGCGGGGCGCGCGGGATCGTTCGCGCCATGATGTTGGCTTCGTCTTTCAGGAGCCGACACTGATGCCGTGGGCGACGGTGCGGGCCAACGTCCAGCTTCCGCTCGATCTGGCGCATATGGCGCACGGCGATGCAAGGGCGCGTGTCAATCAGGCGCTGGCGCAGGTGGGTCTTGTGGAGTTCGCCGACGTCTATCCGCGCGAACTGTCCGGCGGCATGAAAATGCGTGTGTCGCTGGCGCGGGCGCTGGTGACCGATCCCGACATTCTCCTGATGGACGAGCCGTTCGCGGCGCTCGACGAAATCACGCGCTTCAGACTGAACAACGATCTGCTGGTGCTGTGGCGCAAGCTGCGTAAGACCGTAGTGTTCGTGACGCACTCGGTGTTCGAATCGGTCTATCTGTCGCAGCGCGTGGTGATCATGACCTCGCGACCCGGCCGCATCGCCCGTGAGTTTCACATCGGTGCCACCGAACCGCGCGGCGAGGATTTCCGTACCTCTGCCGAATACGCAAGCTATTGCCGCGACGTCTCGGCGGCGCTCGCCCAAGCCAGCACCAGCGAGGCCGTGCGATGACGGCGCGCGATACATCGGGGCAGGCCCTGAAATTTCTGTTGCCGCTGCTGGCGCTCGCGGCCGGTGTCGCGATCTGGGAAGCCGTCGTCCGCATCAACGATATTCCGGTCTATGTGCTGCCCGCGCCGAGCGTGGTGTTCACGAAGCTGGTTCAGGATTGGCCGATCCTGTTCGGTTCGCTGCTGACCACGCTCCTGACCACGATTCAGGGTTTTGTCGCGGCGGCGGTCGGGGGCATCGCGCTCGCGGTTCTGTTCAGCCGCTCGAAATGGCTGGAATATGCTCTGCTGCCTTATGCGGTGATCCTGCAGGTCACGCCGGTGATCGCGATTGCGCCGCTCTTGCTGATCTACCTTCCACAGCATCTCGCCGTCGTCGTCTGCGCCTGGATCGTGGCGTTCTTCCCGGTGCTCTCCAACACCACGCTCGGCCTCAATTCGGTCGACCGCAATCTGCTCGGCCTGTTCGATCTGTACGGCGCCTCGCGCGCGCAGACGCTGCGCTACCTGCAACTGCCTTCGGCGCTGCCGCATATTCTCGGCGGCTTGCGGATCGCGGGCGGACTGTCGCTGATCGGGGCGGTGGTGGCTGAAATCGCCGCAGGCTCCGCCGGTGCCGGTTCCGGACTGGCTTACCGGATCGCGGAGGCTGGTTACCGGCTTAATATTCCCCGGATGTTCGCGGCGCTGTTGCTGCTGTCCATCGCCGGAATTGTCATCTATTTGGGCCTCTCGCTGACCTCGTATCTTGTGCTACGACGCTGGCACGAAAGCGCGCTTG is a genomic window of Bradyrhizobium sp. G127 containing:
- a CDS encoding ABC transporter permease, with product MTARDTSGQALKFLLPLLALAAGVAIWEAVVRINDIPVYVLPAPSVVFTKLVQDWPILFGSLLTTLLTTIQGFVAAAVGGIALAVLFSRSKWLEYALLPYAVILQVTPVIAIAPLLLIYLPQHLAVVVCAWIVAFFPVLSNTTLGLNSVDRNLLGLFDLYGASRAQTLRYLQLPSALPHILGGLRIAGGLSLIGAVVAEIAAGSAGAGSGLAYRIAEAGYRLNIPRMFAALLLLSIAGIVIYLGLSLTSYLVLRRWHESALGKEQ
- a CDS encoding ABC transporter ATP-binding protein, producing MSILEADDTGGGLPGGIAVSLRDVTKVYGNGIAALGPLDLNIRPGEFVSLLGPSGCGKSTALRIIAGLNEQTTGSVHVAARGARDRSRHDVGFVFQEPTLMPWATVRANVQLPLDLAHMAHGDARARVNQALAQVGLVEFADVYPRELSGGMKMRVSLARALVTDPDILLMDEPFAALDEITRFRLNNDLLVLWRKLRKTVVFVTHSVFESVYLSQRVVIMTSRPGRIAREFHIGATEPRGEDFRTSAEYASYCRDVSAALAQASTSEAVR
- a CDS encoding ABC transporter substrate-binding protein codes for the protein MPPSRLLRAFTAGIALWASADMPVRAQTAADLDKVSFGTNWVAQAEHGGFYQAVADGTYKSYGLDVTIVPGGPNVNNRIQLIAGKLDFFMSANTLQSFDAVANNVPVVAVAAIFQKDPQVFLAHPESKVTKLEDLKPLTLFVSKEGMPTYFQWLKSEYGFSEENVKPYTFNAQPFIADKSSAMQGYVTSEPYAVEKRAKFKPTVILLADYGFNSYSTLIETRTAFAEKKADLVQRFVDASVTGWYNYLYGDNRAANALIRKSNPDMTDDLLAYSVDRMKQYGIVDSGDALDNGIGAMNDERMAAFFAKMVRAGVARRDIDYRKSYTLRFVNKAVGVNLRARN
- a CDS encoding creatininase family protein, which encodes MTTIPPQDWSEIRLSEVDPVAARDWIAVLPLAATEQHGPHLPFETDTMIGQAYLARVREIVPKNLPVTFLPIEPVGISTEHLAYPGTQTLATDVALKKWMALCDGIARIGVKKLVIITSHGGNSAAMALIAQDLRAKHDMLAVTTSWSRFGAPEGLFSAEELRFGIHGGAVETSIMLAAFPESVRKERIANFESTEKKMTTEFRWLSAGRPAPFAWAMQDLNPAGAVGDATAATAEKGKALIEHGARAFVELLTDVKTFDLARLTNQPQSRS